The sequence ATTTCCAGAAGAAAAATACCAATTTGAATTTCAACCGAAGATGGCTAACGTCGAAATCACAGAGCTCCCAAGAAAACGCATTCTAATTTATTTCGATCAATCATGTAATCCTGCCCATTCAAGAAAAATAAATTTCAAAATTAAATCACAAATAAATATTAATTATACAATCGAATTGTCAGAAGCCGCATAAAACCATCTAACTCTTATTATATCAAAAAACCATACGACTGTCCATTCCGCCTTGCTCAATCTAATGCTATCGCCCCCCTATTTTTCTTTCCGAAAAATCCTGGCAGGCTTCGGCTTCCTAACGAAGCCTCACCCATTTCGCGAACAATTGGTAACTAATGGTAGATTGATAAAAAAGGATTTATATTTATAGATAGAAAAAAAATCTACCCGGCAATGCTGCGCAGTGACCCGTAGGAAACGAGCAGCTAATCGTTGAAAGCCATGAAGGTTTTGTGATAAATCCACCCGGCAATCATGCCGGAAAAAATAGAGCAAGACACCTTGCTCTATTTTTGAGGCAGCGACCGCTACTGCGAGTCGCGGACATTAGCCGGACCACACAGAGCACCCACAAATAAAAAAAGCGTGAACCTAAGTCCACGCTTCGTTATCGTATATGAGTGCTAACCCGGCAATATCCTACTTCCCGCCCCACTCGCTGTTCCGCTCCGCGGGCGAGTGTCCGAGTCTTGCTCCCTATGGGTCGCAAGCCTGTCATTTCGCGAACAATTGGTAACTAGCGGTAGATTGATAAAAAAGGATTTATACTTATAGACAGAAAAAAATTTTAACCCGCAATGCTGCGCAGTGACCCGTAGGGAACGAGCAGGCGACATTCGCGGAGCAAGCTCTGCTTGCCTAGCGAATAGTCGCGGACGGCAGCCGGCAAAAACAGAACACCCACAAACAAAAAAGGCGCTCACTTTCATGAACGCCTTAATAAACTATAATTGCTAACCCGGCAATGTCCTACTCTCCCATTGAGCGAACCCAATAGTACCATCGGCGATGAGAAGCTTGACTTCCGTGTTCGGAATGGGAACGGGTATGGCCTTCTCTCCATAATCACCAGGAGTAATTACCATGTGTACAGAGAGGTTCGGTTAGTCAAACCTTTCATTAAGAAAAGGTTGCGTTTTTTTAGGAAACTGAAACTTTTTCTTTATGCCTGAATTGACGGAACCATTGGTAAAAACTGAAAATTTCACGGTGATGGGCCTCAAAATCCGGACTTCAAATGCCCCTGGTGATGCTGATATCAAAATACCATCAATCTACTCTCGGTTTTACAAAGAAGACATTCCAAAACAAATGGAGATGTTTCGAAAGTATGATCCACTTTTTGCAGTTTATTTCAACTATGCATCAGATGAAAATGGGGCTTATGATTTTTTGTTAGGTTATGCTGTCGAAACAAACACAAAGTTATTACCAGGAATGGAGATAGTGCACGTCGGACCACAAAACGGTCGTTATTTTCAAATCCAACCGGGAGCACCAGAAGAAGTTGTCCCTAAATTTTGGGCAGAGATTTGGAACCATCCAGAAATTCCCAAAATCAGAACCTACCAAACAGATTGGGAAGAATATTCGGAAGCAGGGATCAGAGTTTTTTTATCTACAAAGTAGTAAAAAGGGATGTCTCACTTTTTTTAATTCACAAAAATAATATTCGTCACTCGCATTTGCTTAGGTGGT is a genomic window of Leptospira bourretii containing:
- a CDS encoding GyrI-like domain-containing protein, giving the protein MPELTEPLVKTENFTVMGLKIRTSNAPGDADIKIPSIYSRFYKEDIPKQMEMFRKYDPLFAVYFNYASDENGAYDFLLGYAVETNTKLLPGMEIVHVGPQNGRYFQIQPGAPEEVVPKFWAEIWNHPEIPKIRTYQTDWEEYSEAGIRVFLSTK